TGGGGGTTATATGAAAACAATGCTTGATATTGTATCTGAAATCGCTTTAAAAGAGTGTGATAATGGTGTATATGTTGAATTTAATACTCTTTTTGAAGGTGTTGAAGCTGAGCTTAAATCTAAATGATTTAATGAAGCTGAAGAAAAAGAAGTCGAATATGAAAAAATTAGAATTAATAAGTTAGGCGAGTTATATCGCCTTTTAACTGTTGATTCAAATTTTGTTCGCAATCAACAAGGTAAATGATCAATTAGACCTGGATTTGGAAAATAAAATGGCTTTAGTAAACGCAAAAGAAATGATTGCACTAGCATATAAACAACGTTATGCAGTGCCACACATTAATATTAACAATTTAGAATGAACTAAATCTATTTTAGAGGTGGCTCAGGAAATGAATTCGCCAATAATTTTAGGTGTTAGTGAAGGTGCGATTAAATACATGGGCGGGTATAATGTTGTATTTGCTCTTGTGAGTTCGTTAGTTAAAGACCTTAATATCTCAGTTCCAGTTGCTTTGCATTTAGATCACGGGACAGCACAGGGTTGCATTAAAGCGATTGAGGCAGGATTTAATTCTATAATGTTTGATGGTTCTAACCTAGATTTTGTCGAAAACTATTCAATAACAGCTGAATTGGTAAAAAAATGTAAAGAACTGAATATTAGTGTTGAAGCTGAGGTTGGGGCTATTGGCGGAGAAGAAGATGGTGTTTCAAGTGAAGGAGAATTAGCTGATATTGAACAAGCAAAACTTCTTACAAGTTTAGGTATAGATATGTTAGCTGCTGGTGTAGGGAATATTCATGGTAAATATCCAGCAAGTTGAAAATCGCTTAACTTTGAACGTTTAGAAGCTCTTTCTAATAATTGCCAAATTGGAATGGTATTGCACGGGGGCTCTGGCATTCCAAAAGACCAAACCCAAAAAGCAATTAAATTAGGTATTAGCAAAATAAATGTCAATACAGAATTACAAGTTGCCTTTCACGCGGCAATGAGGGAGTTTATTTTAGCAAATAAAGATCTTGAAGGCAAAAATTTCGACCCACGCAAGTTATTAGCTAGTGGAGTAAAAGCTATTAAAGAGACTGTGCGTGATAAGATTATTGAATTCGGTTCGCAAAATAAAGCAAACTAAAAACAAAACTAATGGGTTTTGTTTTTTTAAACGACAAAAATAGTATTAATAAGCAAGATAATATATGTGAATACACAGACAAAGGATATCGAATCAAGACGATCAAGAATTCCACCATGTCCAAGCATAATTTTTGAATAGTCTTTTATACCATTTAACCTTTTAATTGCGGAGAAATAAAGATCTCCAATTACTGCTACAAAAGGTGAGATTAAGGCAAACGCTATTTTTAAGCTAATGTGATTGAACAAATCGAATGCAAAAACCAATCCAAACCCAGTTGCCGTCCCAATAAATATTGAGCCAACAAAACCTTCTCAGGTTTTACGTGGCGAAATATGAGGGGCAAAAGGAACCGATGTTCATTTTTTGCCAAACATTGAACCAAAAAGATAGCCAAATGTATCCACTGAAGCCGCAATCAATGAGATAGATAATCAGTATTTTCACTGCCCTTCAAATACAATTAATGCGTGAAATACTTTTGAAAATATTGCGAGGATATATGTTGTGATAAAAGCTAAAAGAAAACGAGTAAAACGGTCAACAGGGCGTGTGTTTGTGCGCGTAAATAACTCAATAATTACAAATAAAATCGATATGGCTAGTGCGACTAATATAATGAAAGGATCCATTGATAAATAAGAAATAAATCTAGCTAAAAGAATAGAAGATTTTTCTTGTTCAATTTTAGGAGATGTCATTCACGGGATGGTAGTCTCAATGAGCGGCAAAAAAGCTACAATCGAAAATAAAAAAGTAAGCGTTATAGATCAATATATTTTTAGTCGTTGAGCAGTAAAAAATTCTCAGGCAATCATTGACAAAATGGTTCAAATAAATACAAAAGAAAAAATACGAGCAACTAAATTGCTGTGTGAAAAAATTGATAAAGGTATTAACATTGCTAGTAATATTACGACAAATAAAATACCTGGCATTATTCTTTTTACTAAAAATTTGTTCATAAAATAATATTCTAA
The Mycoplasmopsis californica genome window above contains:
- the rpoE gene encoding DNA-directed RNA polymerase subunit delta, with the translated sequence MKTMLDIVSEIALKECDNGVYVEFNTLFEGVEAELKSKWFNEAEEKEVEYEKIRINKLGELYRLLTVDSNFVRNQQGKWSIRPGFGK
- the fba gene encoding class II fructose-1,6-bisphosphate aldolase — encoded protein: MALVNAKEMIALAYKQRYAVPHININNLEWTKSILEVAQEMNSPIILGVSEGAIKYMGGYNVVFALVSSLVKDLNISVPVALHLDHGTAQGCIKAIEAGFNSIMFDGSNLDFVENYSITAELVKKCKELNISVEAEVGAIGGEEDGVSSEGELADIEQAKLLTSLGIDMLAAGVGNIHGKYPASWKSLNFERLEALSNNCQIGMVLHGGSGIPKDQTQKAIKLGISKINVNTELQVAFHAAMREFILANKDLEGKNFDPRKLLASGVKAIKETVRDKIIEFGSQNKAN
- a CDS encoding phosphatidate cytidylyltransferase, whose amino-acid sequence is MTSPKIEQEKSSILLARFISYLSMDPFIILVALAISILFVIIELFTRTNTRPVDRFTRFLLAFITTYILAIFSKVFHALIVFEGQWKYWLSISLIAASVDTFGYLFGSMFGKKWTSVPFAPHISPRKTWEGFVGSIFIGTATGFGLVFAFDLFNHISLKIAFALISPFVAVIGDLYFSAIKRLNGIKDYSKIMLGHGGILDRLDSISFVCVFTYIILLINTIFVV